From Pleurocapsa sp. PCC 7319:
TGTTTTCCAGATACAATTTATTTGTTGTATTTTTTCTACCTGTACTTTTTCTAAACTTAAATAACTTGGCTGCACTGCCAACGCTGCTGAAGGTTTTAGCCAAATTAGCAAAACAATAATTGCAGTCAGAATACGCATTATCATACAAATTTATAAGAATATTTATTGCTTATATATTCTTATAAAAAGCATCAAGCATTTTCTTGAAAGATGACACTTTTTTGTGTTGCACATTATTTTTTTTAGGCTTAAAAGCGATAGCATCTGTAGGTATAATAAAGGTAATCACTATTAACAAATAACCAGATACAATTACTTCTAACTGAAATTGACTAATATAGCGCTGCTTAAATAAGGTACGGTTAATATCTTTGTTATTAATTGTTAATGGCTCATAGTTAATAGGGTGTGTATCTCTAAATAGTCCGTATAACTATATAACTATATTTGGCGATCGCCCAAATGCACCGTATTTTTCTTGCTAAATATGGAGAATAGTATTGGGAAAATCTTATTTTAGAAGAAACATAATGTGTTGGACAATATAACCTTGGATTTATCTTCTATCGAACAAATATATTTGCCAAAACCAGATGTCCCGATTTCGGTCTTGATTTTAAGACTGAATAGAAGCTAAATTACCGGGTTTATTTGAAGTAAAAACATCACAAATTTTGATGTACTTGGCAGCTAATTTAATTAATTTAATCTTGTTTTAATTGCTTTTAATTTATTTATTTTGTGTCTCAGCTAAAGGATTTCTGGAAAACATATGCTTAAACGACTGTAAAAAGCTAATGTCAATTTTTAAAAATTGATTGGGCATACTTTTATTATTGCCCCATGGAAAATGCTATTTTGCAGCCCTAACTTTAATGAAAGAGGACAGTTCCAATAAGCGCAACCTCAAATCTATTTTGAGAGTCAAAAATTTTCGGCGATTGGCAATGCCCAAACGCCCCTCCAAATCCCACCAATTGTCACTACGCTTTGTTCTGATTGTTCCCTTTCTGCTTCAGATTGCTGCTGCCGTAGGATTAACAGGTTATTTTTCCTGGCGTAATGGTCAAAAAACTGTCGAATCTCTAGCCATCCGCTTGAGTCAGGAAGTCACAGCTCATATCGAAAAACATGTTCGCAAGTACACCAATACACCATCACTTTTTCTCAAAATTAACGAAGCAGCGATTAAGGCTAAGAATATTGAACTTTCAGACCACAAGAAAATGGCTAGGTACTTTTGGGAACAGACAAAAATTTCCGATGCTATGCCTTATATATACTTCGGCAATGAACAAGGGGACTTTGTCGGTGTTTGGAAAGAGAGCGAAAATCGGACTACCTTAAGAATTAGAAATCGACTTAATGCGCCTAAACGAGCAATTTATAAGCTTGATGATCAAGGAGAACCAATTAAATTAATTAGTAATAAAGTGTTTCGAACACGGCAGCGACCTTGGTACAAAACTGCAATTAAAGCAGGTAAACCTACTTGGTCTTCTATTTACGTATTTGCCTTGCCTGAATCTCTTGGTATTACCCGAGTTATTCCGATTTACGATCAATCAAAATCCCTGTTGGGAGTGCTAGGAGCAGATTTAACTCTGGCTAACATTAGTGATTTTCTGCGACAAATAAAAGTTAGTGACTCTGGTCATGTCTTTATTATGGAACGCTCTGGGGAAATTGTTGCTAGTTCCGCGGAAGAACTACCATATCGCCAGACTGAGTCAGGAGAAGAGAGACTGGCTGCGATCCAAAGTAGTGAAGCTTTAATTAGAGAGACCGCCCAAAATTTACTGGCAAAATTTGGTAGTTTCGAGCAGATTGATACTAACAAGCAGTTTGCTTTTAAGAGCGAAGGTCAGCGTAATTTTATTCAAGTAGTTCCTTTTAACATTGAGCCAGGTATTGATTGGCTGATGGTTGTAGTGATTCCTGAAGCCGATTATGCAGAACATCTTCAGGCTAATAACTACACGACGATGCTGTTGTGCTTAATTGCTCTAGCAGTAGCTGCTACATTTGGAATTGCGACAGCACAGTGGATCGCACAACCAATACTTAGCCTGAGCCAAGCCTCTGAATCTTTAGCCAAACAAGCAGCAATAGCAGGACTTGTCGACAGTAAACTGGTGCAAGAAGGAGAAAACCAAAGTATTAGAGAATTAGGAGTATTAGCCCAGGCATTTAATCATATGGCTCAGCATTTAGAGCTTTCTTTTAACAATCTTGCTCAAACTAATGCTGAGTTAGAACAGCGAGTAGCAGATCGAACCAAAGAACTCGAACAGGCTAATCAGGAATTAGAGCATTTTGTCAGGATTGATGACCTCACACAAGTTGCTAATCGCCGACACCTAGATGAATACCTCAAATTTACTTGGAACCAGTTAAGCCGAGATCAGCAATCACTATCGCTGATTCTCTGTGATATTGATTATTTTAAATTTTATAATGATACCTACGGTCATCAAGCAGGAGACCATTGTCTGAAACAAGTAGCAAAAGCCATAGATTCTGCCGTCAATCGACCTTCAGATCTTGTCGCTCGATATGGTGGCGAAGAGTTTGCGATTGTTTTGCCTCGTACTAATCTAGAAGGAGCGATTCATGTGGCAGAAAACATTCGACAAGAAGTTAAACAGCTCAAAATTCCTCATCAGTCCTCTGTTGTCTGCGAGTTTGTTACCTTGAGCTTGGGAGTAAGTAACTGCATACCCGCTCAGAAAAAGTTAGCTGAAACCTTAATTGCTAAAGCGGATCAAGCACTTTATCAGTCAAAGGATCAGGGACGCGATCGCGTTACGGCAATTCCTCTTTGATCTTTGATTTAGGGTTTTTTTCTTCTTCGCGTTTTTCGCCGAAGTCTCTCCAATTCGTCTTCAACCTCATTATTATGAAGTTGCTTATTTTTGGTGGTTGACTGAGTTGTCTTAAGTCCAGATTTATCGGATGAAGTTTCACGACCAATAATCCGCAAGTAGCCGAGATAAGCCAAACCAAATACACTGGCGATCAAGATAATAAAATACCCAAATGGCAGGAAAGAAAAGAAAATTAAGCGTATTTTGCTCAAAATTCCTGATAAGAGGAGGTAAGCAACTGCTATCATTCCTAATCCCTGAGCAACTCGATAAACAGGTAGTTGACTTAAAGGCAACCTTTGTCGAGCAAGCCATAAAGATACTCCCACATAATATAGAGGAGCTAACAATAATAAAATGTCACCTTCCTGAACCACTTGCGACCAACCACCCGTATTAGTCGCATACAATAGATATCCGATTTCTCCCAGCAAGCTTACTAAAGCTAATCCCAAATTGAAATTGAGCACAAAAGGTTCTTCCCTTCGTCCAGGAACAGCCACACAAATAAGCCAACTAAGCCAAGGAGCTATCACTATCAGTCCCACGACTATTGCTCGGTGTTTAAGCAAAAAGAGAAATAGCGTTTGCAGAGTCATAAAAATATGAGAAATTAGAGGTCTTAAATCTAGTATTCCCTCTGAAGATGGCAGAAGATGACACGCCCTATTTTCTAAACACTAAAAAATGTTGTTCTGGTAAAAATTCTTTAGTTTCTTGCCACTTTAACCCCACTGCTTTTAGCTCTTTTTTGACTTGCTTTTGCGTCATTTTATGAAGAGGTTTGATCATAATCATGGGGTTTTCCTTACGATATTCCAACAAAACTACTCTTCCTCCAGGTTTGAGAGCTTGGAAGATCCCCTCCATCATTTCTCTGGGATAAGCAAATTCATGATAGGCATCTGCCATAAAAGCTAAATCGATACTATCTGCGGGTAAGTTGGGATTATCTTTCTCGCCTAAAACAGTTTCAACATTAGGGATGTTATTGTCTTCTTTTAGGAAAGCGATCGCATCTAACATTTCTGGTTGAATATCGACAGCATAAACTTTGCCCTCAGGTACTTTGGTAGCCATCCGAAAACTAAAATAGCCAGTCCCCGCGCCAATATCTGCCACCACATCATCGGGTTTTAAGTCTAACTTCTCTACTGTTGTAGCTGGTTGTTCTTCGGTTTCTCTACTTGGTCTTTCGAGCCACATCATTGCCTGATGTCCCATTACCTGGGCAATTTCTCGATTCATATAGTACTTACCAATACCGTCGGGGTTATGAATCGCTTTTTCACGGTAATAGGGTTTTAGGTTATCTTGGGCTAGGACAACAGGAGTATAAGTAAAGTTGATGCAGATTAGGGCGATCGCCATTATGGAAAGTGATGCGCCAATTAGATATTTTCGATTAATTTTCAGATTCATATCAAAGTTCAGTCTCAAAGCAGAAGATTTTTGTAATAAAGATTGCTTATTATTTAATATAGTTATAAAACTTAAACAAAATACATGATTGCTCATTCTTTTGAGTTTAAAGGCTTAAAAAAATTCATACAAGACAAAATTCTCTTTGGTAATCAACCAACCCCCGAATTATTTGCCATCCTTACTGTATATTTCGTTCAGGGAATCTTGGGTTTAGCTCGCTTGGCAGTCAGCTTTTTCCTCAAAGATAGTCTCGGTTTAACTCCAGCCGAAGTAGCGGCTTTGACTGGTATTTCTTCCCTACCTTGGATCATTAAACCATTATTTGGCTTTATGTCCGATGGATTGCCTATTTTGGGCTATCGACGACGACCATATCTAATCTTGTCGGGATTACTGGGTAGTGTATCTTGGCTGGCACTGGCTACTTTGGTTAATAGTGCCTGGACAGCCACGCTAGTAATTCTGATAACTTCTCTTTCTGTTGCCATTAGTGACGTAATTGTCGATTCTTTAATTGTGGAGAGAGCTAGAGAGGAGTCCCTGGCTCAAGCAGGTTCATTACAGTCTTTGTCTTGGGGATTTTCTGCTTTAGGCGGATTGATAACTGCTTATTTTAGTGGTTTATTATTAGAGCATTTAAGCAGCAATCAAGTATTTGAAATCACTGCTACTTTTCCATTAATTGTTTCAGCAGTAGCTTGGCTAATTACCGAAGAAAAAATTACTACTACTGACCAACGGTCACAGCAGGCCCCGTCGTCTCACGGCGGGGTAATCTGTGACTCTAATGACTCTAAGTCTCAAAGCTCTTCTGTTAAAGGACAAATCAAACAATTGTGGGCGGCAGTCAAGCAGAAACAAGTGTGGCTACCGATCGCTTTTTTGTTTACCTGGCAAGCTACTCCCACAGCCGATTCAGCATTTTTCTTCTTTAGCACCAATGAACTAGGGTTTGAACCCGAATTTCTCGGTAGAGTCAGACTGGTTACTAGCTTGGCGTCTTTAATTGGTATTTACCTGTTTCAACGTTATTTAAAAACTGTTCCGTTTCGGCAAATTTTAGGCTGGAGTACGGTAATTGCGGCGGCTCTAGGAATGACAACTCTACTATTGGTTACTCATACCAATAGAGCTTTAGGTATTGACGATCATTGGTTTAGTTTAGGAGATAGTCTGATCCTCACCGTTGTAGGACAAATTACTTGGATGCCTGTGTT
This genomic window contains:
- a CDS encoding folate/biopterin family MFS transporter, with protein sequence MIAHSFEFKGLKKFIQDKILFGNQPTPELFAILTVYFVQGILGLARLAVSFFLKDSLGLTPAEVAALTGISSLPWIIKPLFGFMSDGLPILGYRRRPYLILSGLLGSVSWLALATLVNSAWTATLVILITSLSVAISDVIVDSLIVERAREESLAQAGSLQSLSWGFSALGGLITAYFSGLLLEHLSSNQVFEITATFPLIVSAVAWLITEEKITTTDQRSQQAPSSHGGVICDSNDSKSQSSSVKGQIKQLWAAVKQKQVWLPIAFLFTWQATPTADSAFFFFSTNELGFEPEFLGRVRLVTSLASLIGIYLFQRYLKTVPFRQILGWSTVIAAALGMTTLLLVTHTNRALGIDDHWFSLGDSLILTVVGQITWMPVLVLSARLCPKGVEATLFALLMSIWNLSGLLSHELGALLTSWLGVTENNFDKLWLLVTITNLSTLLPLPFLGWLPAGDPQEEAVNELAPAEAPLHSSGALIEANIMPDLVPEFVINSNPNNKTDQQSLS
- a CDS encoding class I SAM-dependent methyltransferase, which encodes MNLKINRKYLIGASLSIMAIALICINFTYTPVVLAQDNLKPYYREKAIHNPDGIGKYYMNREIAQVMGHQAMMWLERPSRETEEQPATTVEKLDLKPDDVVADIGAGTGYFSFRMATKVPEGKVYAVDIQPEMLDAIAFLKEDNNIPNVETVLGEKDNPNLPADSIDLAFMADAYHEFAYPREMMEGIFQALKPGGRVVLLEYRKENPMIMIKPLHKMTQKQVKKELKAVGLKWQETKEFLPEQHFLVFRK
- a CDS encoding diguanylate cyclase domain-containing protein, which codes for MKEDSSNKRNLKSILRVKNFRRLAMPKRPSKSHQLSLRFVLIVPFLLQIAAAVGLTGYFSWRNGQKTVESLAIRLSQEVTAHIEKHVRKYTNTPSLFLKINEAAIKAKNIELSDHKKMARYFWEQTKISDAMPYIYFGNEQGDFVGVWKESENRTTLRIRNRLNAPKRAIYKLDDQGEPIKLISNKVFRTRQRPWYKTAIKAGKPTWSSIYVFALPESLGITRVIPIYDQSKSLLGVLGADLTLANISDFLRQIKVSDSGHVFIMERSGEIVASSAEELPYRQTESGEERLAAIQSSEALIRETAQNLLAKFGSFEQIDTNKQFAFKSEGQRNFIQVVPFNIEPGIDWLMVVVIPEADYAEHLQANNYTTMLLCLIALAVAATFGIATAQWIAQPILSLSQASESLAKQAAIAGLVDSKLVQEGENQSIRELGVLAQAFNHMAQHLELSFNNLAQTNAELEQRVADRTKELEQANQELEHFVRIDDLTQVANRRHLDEYLKFTWNQLSRDQQSLSLILCDIDYFKFYNDTYGHQAGDHCLKQVAKAIDSAVNRPSDLVARYGGEEFAIVLPRTNLEGAIHVAENIRQEVKQLKIPHQSSVVCEFVTLSLGVSNCIPAQKKLAETLIAKADQALYQSKDQGRDRVTAIPL